TGATTTGCCCAGTTATAGTAGCAGATTATAATAAACGCAATGTTCCGGATCATATTGTTTTGGTTAAAGATAATAAGTTGTTAGCTAAACTGACACCAGAAGTGGCTGAGGGTTTTAATTCTAGTGTAGTGGTTCAAAGTGAAAAGATATATGAGAGATGTGAAAATGAAATAATATCTGGAGCTAAAATAGCCAATAAGACATTTTTGAAAACTCTTAAAAAAGATGGATATGTATTCACATTTGATGTAGATAGGTTAAATAATAAATTTGATAAACCTTCTCTTATATTGTTAGGAAAACAAGATAATTGTGTTGGATATAAAGATTCATGGAATATATTAGACAATTTTCCAAGAGCGACTTTCGCTATACTAGATAGAGCGGGACATAGTTTGCAAATAGAACAAGAGGAATTATTTAATTCATTAGTGAAGGAATGGCTTGTAAGGGTTAGTTAAGGATAAATATAAATTTAGTAGTTTGTTATAAATAATGTGGATAATATTTAGTTGAAAATATGTGTTATTGAACAGCTACGACTTGATTGCTATAAGTGAAAAATGTGATAATACACTCCAAATGTATTACCATATATATGGATACAGCAAATGCACGGACTTCTGATAGAATTAAGGATTTAGTTTCCTTAGCTCTATTTTTTTTACATTATTAAGAAACTGAGCAAAAGGATAAATCCTTAATAATAAATATATAATTTCTATGAAATGAGAAGCCTATTTGGAAAATATGGTATAATAAGCAAAAGATTTAATGACATATCATCTTTTCTTATGAGATATGAGTCACCACATTTATGAATTATTAAAAAATCACTTACAATTGAATATTATTATTTTGAAAAGTAGTGAAAGTGTAGAGAAATTTATAAGTGAGCTAATAATAAAATAGACGGAATATTCATAAAATAATTTACAGTTTTGAAATCGTAAAGGAAAAATATTTTATAGGGATTAAAGGGGAGTAGTTATTATGTTAATCAAACTTGAAAGATTTAGAAGTGAGGAAATTATGCAATTAGTGTCATGGGTTCCTAATAAAGAGTTCTTACTTCAATGGGGAGGGCCATTATATAATTTTGAATTTATGGGGAAACAGTTTCTTAATGATATAAATGAAATGATAGGTGAGAATCCTAAAAATTTAATGTTTAGCTGTAAACTACTTGAAAGTAATGAGATGGTTGGTCATATACAGTTACTTGGTATAGATAGAGTAAATATGTCTGCTCGAGTAGGTAGGGTTCTTGTAGGTGATAAAAAGTATAGAGGCAAAGGAATTGGCTTGGAAATGGTAAATGCAATTTTGGACATTGCATTTAATAAATTAAATTTACACAGGGTAGATTTGGGTGTATTCGATTTTAATGAGTCTGCAATTGCTTGCTATAAAAAAGCAGGATTTATTATTGAAGGGAATTTTAGAGAATGTAGAAAAATAGATGGAAAGTACTGGTCATTGATTAACATGAGCATTCTCGAGGATGAATATAGAAGTAATAAAAACACTATTTAGTGTTAATGAATAAACTTAGTATTAGGTAGAATATTGGTGTTTTATCATCCAACAAATAATATACATTATTCAATAAATCATTGGGGAGGAATCACGTGATAAAATTAGAAAGTGAAAGATTAAAGTTATTACCTTTACAGGCAAAACACCTCGATTTAGCTTTAGAGAACTATGGGGAAATGCAGAGTGAGTTGGGATTAAGTGTTTCTAATACAATACTGGATGATGAAATGAAGTATGCAATGAAAGTAAGATTGCAAAAGGTGAGTGAAGATAATAAAAACTATTTATGGTTAACAAATTGGGCAATCGTTCTTAAAGAAGAAAATAGGATAATAGGATTTATAATGATTAAAGGATGTCCTAATGAAAATGGTGAAGTAATAGTTGGATATGGTATTGAAGAGATGTACAGAAATAGGGGTTATGCTACGGAAGCATTACAAGGTTTAAAAAAATGGATTTTCGAAAATCCAAAGGCTATATATATAATTGCAGATACAGAAAAGGATAATATAGAATCACATAAAGTATTAAAAAATGTGGGTGCTATTAAATATAAGGAAGATGACGAATTAATATGGTGGAAAATTGAAAACAAATAAAATGTTTTAGGAGGATATACATGGATGAAACAACCAAATTAAAGGTCGGTGATTCAATAGGTATTTTTTCATCATCAGCACCTATAACATATTTATGTCCTAATAGATTTGATAGAGCCAAGCAATATCTACAAAGTAAAGGTTTTAATCTGATAGAGGGAAGTTTAACAGGAAAATATGATTTTTATAGGTCAGGGAGTATTATGCAAAGAGCAGAGGAGTTAAATAGTTTAATTAGAAATCCAGAAGTAAAATGTATCATGGCATCAATTGGTGGGATGAATTCAAATTCAATTCTTCCTTATATAGATTACGAAAAGTTTAAGCTACATCCTAAGATAATAATAGGATATTCTGATGTTACAGCAATTTTGCTTGCTATATATGCACAAACAGGAATAAGTACATACTATGGACCTGCATTAGTAGCATCATTTGGAGAATTTACACCATTTGTTGATCTTACTTATAAATATTTCAAAGAAATCACTATGGATAAAATGAGTTTTCCTTATGTATTTCAAACTCCAGAATACTGGACAGATGAATACGTTAATTGGGAAATACAAGATAGAAGCAAAGAGAAAAGAGAAAACTCTTGGATTACAATTTATGGGGGAAATGTCCGAGGCAGGGTAATGGGTGGTAACTTAAATACAATTCAAGGGATATGGGGCAGCAAATATATGCCTGAAATAAAGAATGGAGATATACTTTTTATAGAAGACTCTTTAAAAGATGCTGCAACGATAGAAAGAAGTTTTTCTTTTCTAAAATTAAATGGTGTATTTGATAAAATTTCTGGAATTATACTTGGGAAACATGAATTATTTGATGATATGAAGACAGGTAGAAAACCATATGAAATTTTAGTAGAAGTATTAGGAGATAAGAAGTTACCATTTGTTGCCGATTTTGATTGTTGTCATACGCACCCAATGATGACGCTACCAATAGGATGTGAAATTGAACTTGATGCTACAAATAAGAAAGTAACCATCATAAAAGATTGGTTTAATTAGAAATATAGTAGGGAAATGTGATAACTGCTCAGGGAGTAGCTTTTATTGATTTTGCAATTGAAATATGTGATTGGTTTGATTTGTTGAAAATGAAGAGGGGAGAGGTAATTTCACTAAAGATATTAAGGGATTATAAATGAGTGGCTTAGTATTGCTAGATTACAATATTCTTAATTAGAAAAATAAAATGTTGATTGCACATGGCTAATAATAATGAGGGAGGACAATCATACTATGATTATGTATAATACGGATAAGAAAGTTGATTATGATAAATTAAAAACTTTATTTAATGAGGTAGGCTGGAATGATAAAACTGAGGATAATAATAGATTATTACTTATGGTAGAAAATTCTCAAATAGTAGTTACTGCATGGGATGAGGGAAGAATGGTCGGATTTGCTAGGTGTACAACAGATTATGTGTTTAATGGACAAATAAATAATGTAGTGGTTGATTCTAAATATAGAAAAAAAGGTATTGGTAAAAATTTAATAAACATAATATTTAATAGTAGTCAACAAGTCACATACATGTTAAGGGGAAGTATTAGTAATGAGGAATTTTATAGAAGTTTAGGTTTTGAA
This window of the Clostridium estertheticum genome carries:
- a CDS encoding alpha/beta fold hydrolase; translated protein: MKCKIKNIFINYEIIGNGKPIIMLHGYNVDHRLMSGCMEPVFSAENGYKRIYIDLPGMGKSESAEWITDSDIMLDIVISFIDKIIPNEKFLLAGESYGGYLARGVIYRMADRVDGVLLICPVIVADYNKRNVPDHIVLVKDNKLLAKLTPEVAEGFNSSVVVQSEKIYERCENEIISGAKIANKTFLKTLKKDGYVFTFDVDRLNNKFDKPSLILLGKQDNCVGYKDSWNILDNFPRATFAILDRAGHSLQIEQEELFNSLVKEWLVRVS
- a CDS encoding GNAT family N-acetyltransferase, translated to MLIKLERFRSEEIMQLVSWVPNKEFLLQWGGPLYNFEFMGKQFLNDINEMIGENPKNLMFSCKLLESNEMVGHIQLLGIDRVNMSARVGRVLVGDKKYRGKGIGLEMVNAILDIAFNKLNLHRVDLGVFDFNESAIACYKKAGFIIEGNFRECRKIDGKYWSLINMSILEDEYRSNKNTI
- a CDS encoding GNAT family N-acetyltransferase; amino-acid sequence: MIKLESERLKLLPLQAKHLDLALENYGEMQSELGLSVSNTILDDEMKYAMKVRLQKVSEDNKNYLWLTNWAIVLKEENRIIGFIMIKGCPNENGEVIVGYGIEEMYRNRGYATEALQGLKKWIFENPKAIYIIADTEKDNIESHKVLKNVGAIKYKEDDELIWWKIENK
- a CDS encoding S66 family peptidase is translated as MDETTKLKVGDSIGIFSSSAPITYLCPNRFDRAKQYLQSKGFNLIEGSLTGKYDFYRSGSIMQRAEELNSLIRNPEVKCIMASIGGMNSNSILPYIDYEKFKLHPKIIIGYSDVTAILLAIYAQTGISTYYGPALVASFGEFTPFVDLTYKYFKEITMDKMSFPYVFQTPEYWTDEYVNWEIQDRSKEKRENSWITIYGGNVRGRVMGGNLNTIQGIWGSKYMPEIKNGDILFIEDSLKDAATIERSFSFLKLNGVFDKISGIILGKHELFDDMKTGRKPYEILVEVLGDKKLPFVADFDCCHTHPMMTLPIGCEIELDATNKKVTIIKDWFN
- a CDS encoding GNAT family N-acetyltransferase produces the protein MIMYNTDKKVDYDKLKTLFNEVGWNDKTEDNNRLLLMVENSQIVVTAWDEGRMVGFARCTTDYVFNGQINNVVVDSKYRKKGIGKNLINIIFNSSQQVTYMLRGSISNEEFYRSLGFEDGPISLIYKRKS